From a single Candoia aspera isolate rCanAsp1 chromosome 10, rCanAsp1.hap2, whole genome shotgun sequence genomic region:
- the SCN1B gene encoding sodium channel subunit beta-1, translating into MAAPRPTSLLLCLALVTLCQGGCVEVDSGTEAVRGKSFKIRCISCKKRSETEAEAFTQWFFRQEGTTDLIKILQYDPYDKLTVYDPRFENLVMWNGTKNIADLQDVSIFILNVTSEHAGEYICSVNRTLHFANEFSHNIMINKTIHIDVVGKANQDMASIVSEIMMYVLIVVLTIWLVAEMIYCYKKIAAATEAAAQENASEYLAITSESKENCTGVQVAE; encoded by the exons TGACCTTGTGCCAAGGCGGCTGTGTGGAGGTAGATTCAGGAACGGAGGCTGTGCGTGGCAAGTCTTTCAAGATCCGTTGCATCTCGTGCAAAAAGCGCAGTGAAACGGAGGCAGAAGCCTTCACTCAGTGGTTCTTCAGACAGGAGGGGACAACCGACCTGATCAAG ATCCTTCAGTATGATCCCTATGATAAGCTCACTGTGTATGATCCTCGCTTTGAAAATCTAGTGATGTGGAATGGCACCAAGAACATTGCAGATTTGCAGGATGTCTCCATTTTCATCCTGAATGTGACTTCAGAACACGCAGGGGAGTACATCTGCAGTGTCAACCGCACACTCCATTTTGCCAATGAGTTCTCCCACAACATCATGATCAACAAAACAATCCACATTGATGTGGTTGGAAAAG CCAATCAGGATATGGCATCTATTGTCTCCGAAATCATGATGTACGTTCTCATTGTTGTCCTGACCATCTGGCTGGTAGCTGAGATGATCTATTGCTACAAGAAGATTGCTGCAGCGACAGAGGCAGCTGCTCAAGAGAATGC CTCCGAATACTTGGCCATCACgtcagaaagtaaagaaaactgcacaggGGTGCAGGTAGCTGAATAG